Proteins found in one Triticum urartu cultivar G1812 chromosome 4, Tu2.1, whole genome shotgun sequence genomic segment:
- the LOC125551930 gene encoding anaphase-promoting complex subunit 11-like isoform X1 — protein MAESVVLGEFYWDRRRRCNNVRVTDAVAFANFVHEVTAMKVKILQWHAVASWTWDAQDETCGICRMAFDGCCPDCKFPGDDCPIIWGACNHAFHLHCILKWVNSQTSTPLCPMCRREWQFKG, from the exons ATGGCTG AATCCGTGGTCTTGGGTGAGTTCTATTGGGATCGAAGAAGACGCTGCAACAATGTGCGAGTAACGGATGCTGTTGCCTTTGCTAATTTTGTCCATGAG GTAACAGCCATGAAGGTCAAAATTCTTCAGTGGCATGCGGTGGCTTCTTGGACATGGGACGCACAAGATGAGACATGTGGCATATGCAGGATGGCTTTTGACGGCTGCTGCCCTGATTGTAAGTTCCCTGGTGATGATTGCCCAATCATTTGGGGTGCCTGCAACCATGCTTTCCATCTTCACTGCATACTCAAGTGGGTCAATTCTCAAACATCAACCCCCCTTTGCCCCATGTGCCGTAGGGAGTGGCAGTTCAAGGGCTAA
- the LOC125551930 gene encoding anaphase-promoting complex subunit 11-like isoform X2, whose protein sequence is MKVKILQWHAVASWTWDAQDETCGICRMAFDGCCPDCKFPGDDCPIIWGACNHAFHLHCILKWVNSQTSTPLCPMCRREWQFKG, encoded by the coding sequence ATGAAGGTCAAAATTCTTCAGTGGCATGCGGTGGCTTCTTGGACATGGGACGCACAAGATGAGACATGTGGCATATGCAGGATGGCTTTTGACGGCTGCTGCCCTGATTGTAAGTTCCCTGGTGATGATTGCCCAATCATTTGGGGTGCCTGCAACCATGCTTTCCATCTTCACTGCATACTCAAGTGGGTCAATTCTCAAACATCAACCCCCCTTTGCCCCATGTGCCGTAGGGAGTGGCAGTTCAAGGGCTAA